Proteins encoded within one genomic window of Neomonachus schauinslandi unplaced genomic scaffold, ASM220157v2 HiC_scaffold_207, whole genome shotgun sequence:
- the LOC123323693 gene encoding myelin transcription factor 1-like protein: MPRAPRVSDVGPWDIYAGDVIILSGCPRAKKSGIRIAQSKEDKEDQEPIRCPVPGCDGQGHITGKYASHRSASGCPLAAKRQKDGYLNGSQFSWKSVKTEGMSCPTPGCDGSGHVSGSFLTHRR; encoded by the exons ATGCCGCGAGCCCCCCGTGTCAGCGACGTGGGACCGTGGGACATCTATGCAGGAGACGTCATCAT TCTTTCAGGTTGCCCGAGAGCAAAGAAGAGCGGCATCAGGATAGCACAGAGCAAGGAAGACAAAGAAGACCAGGAGCCCATCAG ATGTCCCGTTCCCGGGTGTGATGGCCAGGGCCACATAACCGGGAAGTACGCCTCCCATCGAAGCGCGTCAGGGTGCCCCCTGGCCGCCAAGAGACAGAAGGACGGGTACCTCAATGGCTCGCAGTTCTCCTGGAAGTCGGTCAAGACGGAGGGCATGTCGTGTCCCACGCCGGGCTGTGACGGGTCGGGGCACGTCAGCGGCAGCTTCCTCACACACCGGAGGTGA